From a region of the Anomalospiza imberbis isolate Cuckoo-Finch-1a 21T00152 chromosome 3, ASM3175350v1, whole genome shotgun sequence genome:
- the LOC137471944 gene encoding TOG array regulator of axonemal microtubules protein 2-like, with amino-acid sequence MADPLLTVTSQTATGAERREEPLRGKGQKDTASSDPQQSLLEALSLLGSDAWELKEKGLFNIKQLAESHSAVLLSRLREICMAVTSEVTNPRSKVSYSAIVTLGEFFATFKKDMDSEVDEVAPVLLQMVWNSPEFVQKAASQTLGIMVENVTPARAMTALMDRGVKSCHAQVRKCAAKLLLSLMERIGVTKLADTPRAERLAHVAGVLAQDCHQDTRHYGQEMVKMLLSHQKFEMLLERSLSMRDLEDILRRLKVKGMENQKGECPAVKEPVEKSNDGSKKPQATLPSSKRVKSTSDGCLLHRAKAQVTLRPAVEEMEPLQKLYNLLQAKGFQTRMEGVALLLDLCKNSPQLISTNIVEIFDYFVLRISDSHKKVKQKALDVLAEIIGLLEESLNPVIIRLVEGITKNLNSKDPGVHAAAVKALEGSIAHLDKVSLMKEFSHQWSQLSGQALLDVAESITELVEWVYARSPEVVQRYALPVLWSFLENKALPVRSANVRTVVTRLAYALCEVMGTKLKKCAASKPPHVQENLSNLLGW; translated from the exons ATGGCCGACCCTCTCCTCACAGTAACCTCGCAGACGGCCACTGGTGCCGAGCGCCGAGAGGAGCCGCTCCGTGGGAAGGGGCAGAAGGACACAGCCTCTTCAGACCCACAGCAGTCCCTGCTGGAGGCACTCTCCTTGCTCGGCAGCGATGCCTG GGAGCTGAAGGAGAAGGGACTCTTCAACATCAAACAGCTGGCCGAGTCCCATTCAGCCGTCCTGCTTTCTAGACTTCGGGAAATTTGCATGGCAGTTACCAGCGAG GTGACCAACCCGCGTTCCAAGGTGTCCTACTCGGCAATTGTCACTCTGGGAGAGTTCTTTGCGACCTTCAAGAAGGACATGGACTCTGAGGTGGATGAGGTTGCTCCAGTCCTTCTCCAGATGGTGTGGAACTCCCCAGAGTTTGTTCAGAAAGCAGCCAGTCAGACCCTGGGGATCATGGTGGAGAATGTGACTCCTGCACGAGCAATGACTGCTCTCATGGACAGGGGAGTCAA gagctgccacgCCCAGGTGCGGAAGTGTGCGGCCAAACTCCTCCTGTCCTTGATGGAGAGAATTGGAGTCACAAAGCTCGCAGACACACCCAGGGCTGAGAGGCTGGCACACGTGGCAGGGGTGCTTGCTCAGGACTGTCACCAGGACACAAG GCATTATGGACAGGAGATGGTGAAGATGTTGCTGAGTCACCAAAAATTTGAAATGCTTTTGGAACGCTCTCTTTCCATGCGTGACCTGGAAGATATCCTGAGAAGACTTAAGGTGAAA GGGATGGAAAACCAGAAGGGCGAATGCCCAGCTGTCAAGGAGCCGGTGGAGAAGAGCAACGATGGCTCGAAGAAGCCCCAGGCCACACTGCCTTCTAGCAAACG agtGAAGTCTACCTCTGATGGATGCCTCCTACACCGTGCAAAAGCCCAGGTCACGTTACGTCCAGCTGTGGAAGAAATGGAGCCGCTCCAGAAGCTTTACAATCTCCTGCAAGCCAAAGGGTTTCAGACACGGATGGAAGGAGTGGCACTCCTCCTAGACCTGTGCAAAAACAGCCCCCAGCTCATCTCCACTAACATTGTCGAA atttttgattattttgtcCTGAGAATATCTGACAGCCACAAGAAAGTCAAGCAGAAGGCGCTGGACGTGCTGGCAGAAATCATAGGCCTCCTGGAAGAGTCCCTGAACCCGGTGATCATCCGTTTGGTGGAAGGAATAACAAAGAACCTGAACTCAAAGGATCCTGGGGTTCATGCTGCAGCTGTGAAAGCACTGGAAGGATCCATCGCTCATTTAG ATAAAGTATCACTGATGAAAGAGTTCAGCCACCAATGGAGTCAACTGAGCGGCCAAGCTCTGCTGGATGTCGCAGAGAGTATCACAG AGCTTGTGGAATGGGTTTATGCCAGGAGCCCTGAAGTCGTCCAGCGCTACGCCCTGCCCGTGCTCTGGTCCTTCCTGGAGAACAAGGCGCTGCCTGTCCGAAGCGCCAACGTCCGCACGGTGGTCACCAGGCTTGCCTATGCCCTCTGTGAGGTGATGGGCACCAAGCTGAAGAAGTGTGCAGCCAGCAAGCCTCCACACGTGCAGGAGAACCTCTCAAACCTTTTGGGATGGTGA
- the LOC137471777 gene encoding TOG array regulator of axonemal microtubules protein 2-like, whose amino-acid sequence MDSEVDEVAPVLLQMVWNSPEFVQKAASQTLGIMVENVTPARAMTALMDRGVKSCHAQVRKCAAKLLLSLMERIGVTKLADTPRAERLAHVAGMLAQDCHQDTRHYGQEMVKMLLSHQKFQMLLERSLSMRDLEDILRRLKVKGMENQKGECPAVKEPVEKSNDGSKKPQATLPSSKGVKSTSDGCLLHRAKAQVTLRPAVEEMEPLQKLYNLLQAKGFQTRMEGVALLLDLCKNSPQLISTNIVEIFDYFVLRISDSHKKVKQKALDVLAEIIGLLEESLNPVIIRLVEGITKNLNSKDPGVHAAAVKALEGSIAHLDKVSLMKEFSHQWSQLSGQALLDVAESITELVEWVYARSPEVVQRYALPVLWSFLENKALPVRSANVRTVVTRLAYALCEVMGTKLKKCAASKPPHVQENLSNLLGW is encoded by the exons ATGGACTCTGAGGTGGATGAGGTTGCTCCAGTCCTTCTCCAGATGGTGTGGAACTCCCCAGAGTTTGTTCAGAAAGCAGCCAGTCAGACCCTGGGGATCATGGTGGAGAATGTGACTCCTGCACGAGCAATGACTGCTCTCATGGACAGGGGAGTCAA gagctgccacgCCCAGGTGCGGAAGTGTGCGGCCAAACTCCTCCTGTCCTTGATGGAGAGAATTGGAGTCACAAAGCTCGCAGACACACCCAGGGCTGAGAGGCTGGCACACGTGGCAGGGATGCTTGCTCAGGACTGTCACCAGGACACAAG GCATTATGGACAGGAGATGGTGAAGATGTTGCTGAGTCACCAAaaatttcaaatgcttttggAACGCTCTCTTTCCATGCGTGACCTGGAAGATATCCTGAGAAGACTTAAGGTGAAA GGGATGGAAAACCAGAAGGGCGAATGCCCAGCTGTCAAGGAGCCGGTGGAGAAGAGCAACGATGGCTCGAAGAAGCCCCAGGCCACACTGCCTTCTAGCAAAGG agtGAAGTCTACCTCTGATGGATGCCTCCTACACCGTGCAAAAGCCCAGGTCACGTTACGTCCAGCTGTGGAAGAAATGGAGCCGCTCCAGAAGCTTTACAATCTCCTGCAAGCCAAGGGGTTTCAGACACGGATGGAAGGAGTGGCACTCCTCCTAGACCTGTGCAAAAACAGCCCCCAGCTCATCTCCACTAACATTGTCGAA atttttgattattttgtcCTGAGAATATCTGACAGCCACAAGAAAGTCAAGCAGAAGGCGCTGGACGTGCTGGCAGAAATCATAGGCCTCCTGGAAGAGTCCCTGAACCCGGTGATCATCCGTTTGGTGGAAGGAATAACAAAGAACCTGAACTCAAAGGATCCTGGGGTTCATGCTGCAGCTGTGAAAGCACTGGAAGGATCCATCGCTCATTTAG ATAAAGTATCACTGATGAAAGAGTTCAGCCACCAATGGAGTCAACTGAGCGGCCAAGCTCTGCTGGATGTCGCAGAGAGTATCACAG AGCTTGTGGAATGGGTTTATGCCAGGAGCCCTGAAGTCGTCCAGCGCTACGCCCTGCCCGTGCTCTGGTCCTTCCTGGAGAACAAGGCGCTGCCTGTCCGAAGCGCCAACGTCCGCACGGTGGTCACCAGGCTTGCCTATGCCCTCTGTGAGGTGATGGGCACCAAGCTGAAGAAGTGTGCAGCCAGCAAGCCTCCACACGTGCAGGAGAACCTCTCAAACCTTTTGGGCTGGTGA